In Clostridium sp. SY8519, one genomic interval encodes:
- a CDS encoding GntP family permease: MTALGIIGIVVGVAVLIYGAYKGISTIILAPLCGLLIALFNGMDLLSTFTKTMLPATCNYVTAMLGPVLCGCVIAALYNQSGAALSIANALYDLFTIRARKRASAGERVVMRPILAIITIYVIGTVLAYSGMNPVVLMFILFPISMDLFSKAQIPRAMGPGVVLGALATAACSMPGTTSDQNVIAVQMLGTSPMAAAIPGFIGGGIVLAINIIMMNVISKKEIAAGHVYTPPKELAGRPTDVKTPHWVISVIPIAVTLVAFNGLHWNILVAMMLNIILSLVFFFPYYGKFMGLKELIQPVGEQTTMLVLQVGLLGAIGAVVAASPSFPVLTKALLSMGGPALFKVVVAIALLTGASGSGPAGLSATLPYMSKTFTSMGINLNALHRVSVFASQTLDTLPTNPGYIIATGIAEVEIKDSYKYVFLTTVLSTTITAFVVALLLTVVPGWA; this comes from the coding sequence ATGACAGCTTTAGGAATTATCGGCATCGTCGTGGGTGTCGCGGTCCTGATCTACGGCGCGTACAAGGGAATCAGCACGATTATCCTGGCGCCCCTCTGCGGACTGCTGATCGCTCTGTTTAACGGGATGGATCTGTTGTCTACGTTTACGAAAACGATGCTGCCGGCAACTTGCAACTATGTGACGGCCATGCTGGGTCCGGTGCTCTGCGGCTGCGTCATTGCGGCGTTATACAATCAGAGCGGCGCGGCGCTGTCCATTGCGAATGCGTTGTATGACCTGTTTACCATCAGAGCCAGAAAAAGGGCTTCCGCGGGCGAGCGTGTCGTGATGCGTCCGATTCTGGCCATTATTACGATTTATGTGATTGGTACAGTACTGGCTTACAGCGGAATGAATCCGGTAGTCCTGATGTTTATTCTGTTCCCCATTTCCATGGATCTGTTTTCCAAAGCGCAAATTCCGAGAGCAATGGGTCCCGGTGTGGTTTTAGGCGCGCTGGCAACCGCTGCCTGCAGTATGCCGGGTACCACATCGGATCAGAACGTTATCGCCGTACAGATGCTGGGAACATCCCCGATGGCAGCTGCCATTCCGGGCTTCATCGGCGGCGGGATTGTGCTGGCGATTAATATTATCATGATGAATGTGATCTCGAAAAAGGAGATTGCGGCAGGACATGTGTATACGCCGCCCAAGGAGCTGGCCGGGAGACCCACAGATGTGAAGACGCCTCACTGGGTGATTTCCGTCATTCCCATTGCGGTTACACTGGTTGCCTTTAACGGCCTGCACTGGAATATTCTGGTGGCCATGATGCTGAATATTATTCTGTCGCTTGTTTTCTTTTTCCCGTATTACGGTAAGTTTATGGGACTGAAAGAACTGATTCAGCCGGTGGGCGAGCAGACGACGATGCTGGTGCTTCAGGTAGGGCTGCTGGGAGCGATCGGCGCGGTTGTGGCGGCGTCTCCGTCTTTCCCGGTTCTGACCAAGGCGCTGCTGTCCATGGGCGGACCGGCACTGTTTAAGGTAGTTGTGGCAATTGCGCTCCTGACCGGCGCTTCCGGTTCCGGACCTGCAGGACTGTCCGCGACGCTGCCTTATATGTCCAAGACTTTCACCAGCATGGGAATCAATCTGAATGCCCTGCACCGGGTATCGGTATTCGCTTCTCAGACACTGGATACACTGCCCACCAATCCGGGTTATATCATTGCTACCGGTATTGCGGAAGTGGAAATTAAAGACTCTTATAAATATGTATTTCTGACAACTGTCCTGAGCACGACCATCACGGCCTTTGTAGTTGCGCTGCTGCTTACGGTTGTGCCGGGCTGGGCTTAA
- a CDS encoding response regulator transcription factor gives MCRLLVADDEAAIRLGIREYAEFEGYEVDEACDGSEAVQMCREKDYDLLILDIMMPKIDGFAACKKIRSMKDIPVIMLSAKGEEYDKLYGFELGVEDYVVKPFSLKELMARVEVVLRRYRKAAETEKNILSFEGLELNITGRSVTIDGTRVSMTPKEYDLLFFLAQHNDIVFSRDELLDRVWGYDYSGDGRTVDTHIKMLRQSLGNYRKFIVTHRGAGYKFES, from the coding sequence ATGTGCAGATTACTGGTGGCAGATGATGAAGCGGCGATTCGGCTGGGAATCAGGGAATATGCGGAATTCGAAGGCTATGAGGTAGATGAGGCCTGTGACGGCAGCGAAGCGGTGCAGATGTGCAGGGAAAAGGATTACGATCTGCTGATTCTGGACATTATGATGCCGAAGATTGACGGATTCGCGGCCTGCAAAAAGATCCGGAGCATGAAAGACATTCCGGTTATCATGCTGTCCGCGAAAGGGGAAGAGTACGACAAGCTGTATGGATTTGAGCTTGGGGTCGAGGATTATGTGGTGAAACCCTTTTCTTTAAAGGAACTGATGGCCCGGGTGGAAGTGGTGCTGCGCCGCTATCGGAAAGCGGCAGAAACAGAAAAGAATATTCTGAGCTTTGAGGGACTGGAGTTAAACATCACCGGCCGCAGTGTGACGATTGACGGGACACGGGTGTCTATGACACCGAAGGAGTACGATCTGCTTTTCTTCCTGGCGCAGCACAATGACATCGTATTTTCCCGGGATGAACTGCTGGATCGGGTCTGGGGCTATGATTACAGCGGGGACGGCCGGACGGTGGATACACACATCAAGATGCTGCGGCAGTCACTGGGAAACTACAGGAAATTTATTGTTACGCATCGCGGGGCAGGATATAAGTTTGAAAGCTGA
- a CDS encoding HAMP domain-containing sensor histidine kinase → MKAERKTAENGNGGRFLSRMGVRLWISFLLLTSAMTLLFYFVLAQSVRLNYVRENTEDMNRVIWDAMGEYGSKNYYDHLSLIAKTQGYYVAVMSEEKSAPVFAVDTSGNSDPAVMKELVPVDLYTRLDTAGGDYHSEQNARGGSGIWVLHAVVIAVKDGNRQVLVMGKSLVRVDQMLLLLRKRALFAFFCALGIAVILSLLLTRFFARPLQRLTKKAEHLAQGDYSVQFQPEGCYEVRQLSDTMEMAAREFQRTEQMRRDIIANISHDMRTPLTVIRMYTEMVQTVSGEDPKRREAHLARIQEEVDKLTDMIRENMDLSKLQSGTFPVKMKEFDLGNLIRSAAESCRLQYGNTVTVDFRLEAHLNVRADRKLIARVLQNLIGNAMKFSDPGGRIILRAYRCGSRIRTEVQDFGPGIQKEELTQIWDRYYTSDPHGETRRGTGLGLHIAAAIFNIHQMEYGVESEPGKGSRFWFFLPAAEGE, encoded by the coding sequence TTGAAAGCTGAGAGAAAAACAGCAGAAAATGGAAACGGCGGGAGATTCCTGTCGCGTATGGGCGTCCGTCTGTGGATTTCCTTTCTTCTGCTCACCAGTGCCATGACACTGCTGTTTTATTTTGTGCTGGCCCAGTCCGTGCGGCTGAACTACGTGCGGGAAAATACAGAAGATATGAATCGGGTCATCTGGGACGCGATGGGAGAGTATGGATCGAAAAACTATTATGACCATCTGTCGCTGATCGCGAAGACCCAGGGTTATTATGTGGCGGTCATGTCGGAAGAGAAGAGCGCGCCTGTTTTTGCGGTGGATACATCAGGAAACAGCGATCCCGCGGTGATGAAGGAACTGGTGCCCGTGGATCTGTATACCCGCCTGGATACGGCGGGCGGCGACTATCACAGCGAGCAGAATGCCCGGGGCGGAAGCGGGATCTGGGTCCTTCACGCGGTGGTAATCGCGGTAAAGGACGGAAACCGGCAGGTGCTGGTTATGGGAAAATCCCTGGTCCGCGTGGACCAGATGCTTCTGCTGCTGCGGAAACGGGCGCTGTTTGCCTTTTTCTGCGCATTGGGGATCGCTGTCATCCTTTCGCTGCTGCTGACACGTTTTTTCGCCCGTCCGCTGCAGCGGCTGACAAAAAAAGCGGAGCATCTGGCGCAGGGAGACTATTCGGTGCAGTTTCAGCCGGAAGGCTGCTATGAAGTCCGCCAGCTGTCGGACACCATGGAGATGGCGGCCCGGGAGTTTCAGCGAACGGAACAGATGCGCCGGGATATTATTGCCAATATTTCCCATGATATGCGTACGCCGCTGACGGTGATCCGGATGTATACGGAAATGGTTCAGACGGTGTCCGGAGAAGATCCGAAAAGGCGGGAGGCGCATCTGGCGCGCATTCAGGAAGAAGTGGATAAACTCACGGACATGATCAGGGAAAATATGGATCTGTCTAAATTGCAATCCGGGACATTTCCGGTAAAAATGAAAGAATTTGATCTGGGGAACCTGATCCGCTCCGCGGCAGAATCCTGCAGACTGCAGTACGGAAATACGGTCACGGTGGATTTCCGACTGGAAGCGCATCTGAATGTCCGGGCGGACCGGAAGCTGATTGCCCGTGTGCTGCAGAATCTGATCGGCAACGCGATGAAATTTTCGGATCCGGGCGGCAGAATCATTCTGCGGGCATACCGCTGCGGCAGCCGGATCCGCACAGAGGTGCAGGATTTCGGGCCGGGAATTCAGAAAGAAGAGCTGACGCAGATCTGGGATCGGTATTATACGTCGGATCCCCACGGAGAAACACGGAGAGGCACCGGCCTGGGACTGCACATTGCGGCAGCGATTTTTAACATTCATCAGATGGAATACGGGGTAGAAAGTGAACCGGGCAAAGGCAGCCGGTTCTGGTTCTTTTTGCCGGCAGCGGAAGGAGAATGA
- a CDS encoding ABC transporter substrate binding protein, with amino-acid sequence MGRRKIVAYRKRLLDLVILALALLLLFLACRRDSENLSASFREKEEVTYQLPLLLPLTGTLSSLGEDAAWAADYAVGEINASGGIHGVPVQIVKYDSKNSQQQAKKYAREIGEKYRFFIGPIDSVGTAAIAEHVKETGTPNIAAYSYASVRQQTRPYGITYMSDSTAGEKQAVKRWKELNPDIRKTVVLVTKNENSQMETAEDLKAYLPKLSMSVVSVVAVDLSEQNGLRAAAQALNAKADGYIVLARADEYGPVLAELRKRGITEGRRFTASFASYDRTLIRTYASELRDTYVWNKFDLNYQGKNWKELRRQYRSAHHGSDPDTSIVSDIYNAVFAWKQCVETLGLKPEPENLRKEKQAIARWLYQSPVLNGVQGAYQWKNGNKRSAVYYFQFGASGELNSR; translated from the coding sequence ATGGGCAGAAGAAAAATCGTTGCATACAGAAAGCGGCTGCTGGATCTGGTGATTCTGGCGCTGGCGCTGCTTCTGCTGTTTCTGGCCTGCCGCCGGGATTCTGAAAATCTGTCTGCTTCTTTCCGGGAGAAGGAAGAGGTCACATACCAGCTTCCGCTGCTTCTGCCGCTGACCGGCACGCTCAGCAGCCTGGGAGAAGACGCGGCATGGGCGGCGGATTATGCCGTGGGGGAGATTAACGCTTCCGGCGGAATCCACGGGGTGCCGGTGCAGATCGTGAAATACGATTCAAAAAACAGTCAGCAGCAGGCAAAGAAATATGCCAGAGAGATCGGGGAAAAGTATCGCTTCTTCATCGGACCGATTGATTCTGTGGGCACAGCAGCCATTGCGGAGCATGTGAAAGAAACGGGTACACCCAATATCGCGGCATATTCCTACGCCTCGGTCCGGCAGCAGACCCGACCCTATGGGATTACTTACATGAGTGATTCCACTGCCGGGGAAAAACAGGCGGTGAAACGGTGGAAAGAATTGAATCCGGATATCCGGAAAACCGTGGTGCTTGTTACTAAAAACGAAAATTCCCAGATGGAGACCGCAGAGGATCTGAAAGCCTACCTTCCGAAACTGTCTATGTCCGTGGTGTCCGTAGTTGCCGTCGATCTGAGCGAACAGAACGGACTGCGGGCGGCAGCGCAGGCGCTGAATGCCAAAGCAGACGGGTACATTGTCCTGGCCCGGGCGGATGAATACGGACCGGTCCTGGCCGAACTGCGGAAACGTGGCATTACGGAGGGCAGGCGTTTTACGGCTTCCTTTGCCAGTTATGACCGCACCCTGATCCGGACCTATGCGTCCGAACTCCGGGACACCTATGTTTGGAACAAATTTGACCTGAATTATCAGGGGAAAAACTGGAAAGAACTGCGCAGACAGTATCGGTCCGCCCATCATGGTTCCGATCCGGATACCAGCATTGTTTCGGATATCTATAATGCGGTCTTTGCCTGGAAACAATGTGTGGAAACGCTTGGACTGAAGCCGGAACCGGAGAACCTGCGGAAGGAAAAACAGGCGATTGCCCGCTGGCTGTACCAGTCTCCGGTGCTGAACGGCGTACAGGGCGCCTATCAGTGGAAGAACGGGAACAAACGATCCGCCGTATATTATTTTCAGTTCGGAGCCTCCGGTGAACTGAATTCCCGCTAG
- a CDS encoding 3-hydroxyacyl-CoA dehydrogenase family protein has translation MDKKHVAVLGAGKMSLGIAQLFATKGYPVKIVDINNDRSRYDPYEIIRGNLQVLAENDALEESEIPAILDQISIVETLEEIRDFADIVFEAIIEVLDIKQEWFRKMDEILPEHVILASNTSALSITAIAEKSVHRERIIGTHYWNPAYLIPLVEVVKTEYIAEDTVTRTCELLKGAGKHPVVVQKDAPGFIANRMQHALFREALYIIEQGIAKPEDVDDAIKYGFGMRLGIAAPIEVMDMGGMDLTYNIHKYLFPYLNNSTEPSKLLTDAIAAGNLGFKTGKGIEEWPPEAVKKANTELETGLIRVLKALDRL, from the coding sequence ATGGATAAGAAGCATGTGGCAGTTCTCGGCGCAGGAAAGATGAGTCTTGGAATTGCACAGTTATTTGCCACAAAAGGATATCCGGTAAAAATCGTTGACATTAACAATGACAGGAGCCGTTATGATCCCTATGAGATCATTCGGGGCAACCTGCAGGTGTTGGCAGAGAATGATGCCCTGGAGGAATCCGAAATTCCTGCGATTCTGGATCAGATCTCCATTGTGGAGACGTTGGAGGAAATCCGGGATTTTGCGGACATTGTTTTTGAAGCGATTATTGAAGTGCTGGATATCAAGCAGGAGTGGTTCCGCAAAATGGATGAAATCCTGCCGGAGCATGTGATTCTGGCAAGCAACACATCCGCGCTGAGCATTACAGCTATTGCGGAAAAATCCGTACACAGAGAGCGGATCATCGGTACCCATTACTGGAATCCGGCCTACCTGATTCCGCTGGTGGAAGTGGTAAAGACAGAATATATCGCGGAGGATACGGTGACACGTACCTGCGAGCTGTTAAAAGGCGCAGGCAAGCATCCGGTAGTGGTACAGAAAGACGCGCCGGGATTTATCGCGAACCGCATGCAGCACGCGCTGTTCCGGGAAGCCCTGTATATCATCGAGCAGGGAATCGCAAAGCCGGAAGATGTGGATGACGCGATTAAATACGGCTTCGGCATGCGGCTGGGCATCGCGGCGCCGATCGAAGTCATGGATATGGGCGGCATGGACCTGACCTACAACATCCATAAATATCTGTTCCCGTATCTGAATAATTCCACAGAACCTTCTAAGCTGCTGACCGATGCCATCGCAGCGGGCAACCTGGGATTCAAGACAGGAAAAGGGATTGAAGAGTGGCCGCCGGAAGCAGTCAAAAAGGCAAATACCGAACTGGAGACCGGGCTGATCCGGGTGCTGAAAGCGCTGGATCGTTTATAA
- a CDS encoding thiolase family protein codes for MRNVVIVAGCRTPIGKLGGQFHTITSLDLSIPVMQNLIQRSGIDPASIEDVFWGCNYQRTYKENNLARVALVKAGLPDSVPGITLHRNCTSSMSAIQLGFYQIRAEEADCIMAGGADSMSTAPHMVFDARYGKKFGHMELRDSMWDSLTNLGIGPAMGITAENVAEKYDVTREQMDAYALRSQQRAVAAIDAGRFEEEIIPVTVHGRKGDMTYCVDEGPRRDASIESLRKLKPTFKEDGRVTAGNASTMNDAASGVILMAEEKAKELGVPILARVVSVATTGVDPALMGIGPISATQKALKKAGLTIEDIDLFEINEAFASQCLACQKELGIPDEKLNVNGGGISLGHPVGATGSRIVISLMYEMRRRKNRYGVATLCAGGGMGTAVVIEAV; via the coding sequence GTGAGAAATGTAGTTATCGTTGCCGGATGCAGAACCCCCATCGGAAAGCTGGGCGGTCAGTTCCATACGATCACATCCCTGGATCTGTCGATTCCGGTTATGCAGAATCTGATTCAGCGTTCCGGGATTGATCCGGCAAGCATCGAAGACGTATTTTGGGGATGCAACTATCAGAGAACCTATAAGGAAAACAACTTGGCCCGTGTGGCCCTGGTGAAGGCGGGACTGCCGGACAGCGTGCCGGGCATCACACTGCACAGAAACTGTACCTCATCCATGTCCGCCATTCAGCTGGGATTCTATCAGATCCGGGCGGAAGAAGCGGACTGCATCATGGCCGGCGGCGCCGACAGCATGAGCACTGCGCCCCACATGGTGTTTGACGCAAGATACGGAAAGAAATTCGGCCATATGGAACTCAGGGATTCCATGTGGGATTCCCTGACCAACCTGGGCATCGGACCGGCCATGGGCATCACTGCCGAAAATGTGGCGGAAAAGTATGACGTGACCCGGGAACAGATGGATGCATACGCGCTGCGGTCCCAGCAGCGGGCAGTCGCGGCGATTGACGCGGGAAGATTTGAAGAAGAGATTATCCCGGTTACCGTACACGGAAGAAAAGGGGATATGACCTACTGCGTGGATGAGGGACCCCGGCGGGATGCCTCGATCGAAAGCCTGCGCAAACTGAAACCTACGTTCAAGGAAGACGGCAGAGTAACCGCAGGAAACGCCTCCACCATGAACGACGCCGCATCAGGAGTCATCCTGATGGCAGAGGAGAAAGCAAAGGAACTGGGCGTACCGATCCTGGCTCGTGTGGTCAGCGTGGCAACCACAGGTGTAGATCCCGCCCTGATGGGAATCGGACCGATCAGCGCCACTCAGAAGGCATTAAAGAAGGCCGGACTGACCATAGAGGATATTGATCTGTTTGAAATCAATGAAGCATTTGCTTCCCAGTGTCTGGCCTGCCAGAAAGAACTGGGCATTCCGGATGAGAAGCTGAATGTCAACGGCGGAGGCATTTCCCTGGGTCACCCGGTAGGAGCCACCGGTTCCCGTATCGTCATTTCCCTGATGTATGAAATGAGAAGACGGAAAAACCGTTATGGCGTGGCAACGCTGTGCGCAGGCGGTGGAATGGGTACAGCGGTAGTAATTGAAGCGGTATAG
- a CDS encoding iron-containing alcohol dehydrogenase, producing the protein MKDFIWDNPTRILFGHQAEEQVGKLTASYGKKAMILYGSGRIRQNGLLDRIEQRLREEGVRIETFSGITENPELSVVEEISEIVRSKGIEVLLAVGGGSVIDTAKAVSIGSCNPEPVWEFFTHQAEPKHALPVGVVLTMAATASEANSCAVITNDRIGRKTAYEHPLLYPKFALMNPELTESVPPAQTAAGAVDIFAHAFERYFDRTEYGTLRRLLCTAVMRTVRIELPKALAHPEDYDTRSQLMWAATMAHSNRIGFGGVFACHEMSHILTERFGIRHGVALAILMPAWLKYMMIPYPKEIAEFAADVFDIPAEGRPSLDVAQDGISAFQHFLNQSGLPVTLKDAGIQSSDSRELAEELLGGTGTIGENFSKLGSTEVQDIFELCKG; encoded by the coding sequence ATGAAGGATTTCATATGGGATAACCCGACCAGGATCCTGTTCGGACATCAGGCGGAAGAACAGGTGGGAAAACTGACAGCTTCCTATGGGAAGAAAGCAATGATTCTCTACGGCAGCGGCAGAATCCGCCAGAACGGACTGTTGGATCGCATCGAGCAGCGGCTGCGTGAGGAGGGGGTCCGGATTGAAACGTTCAGCGGGATAACAGAAAATCCGGAACTGTCTGTGGTGGAGGAAATCAGCGAAATCGTCAGAAGCAAAGGAATTGAAGTGCTGCTTGCGGTAGGAGGCGGCAGTGTCATAGATACCGCGAAAGCGGTCAGCATCGGAAGCTGCAATCCGGAGCCGGTGTGGGAGTTCTTCACACATCAGGCGGAGCCGAAACACGCACTGCCAGTGGGTGTGGTGCTGACCATGGCAGCGACCGCCAGCGAGGCAAACAGCTGCGCAGTCATTACCAATGACCGGATCGGGCGGAAAACGGCATATGAACATCCGCTGCTCTATCCGAAATTCGCGCTTATGAACCCGGAGCTGACAGAAAGCGTACCTCCCGCCCAGACGGCAGCAGGGGCGGTGGATATCTTTGCCCATGCGTTTGAACGGTATTTTGACCGTACGGAGTACGGTACCCTGCGCAGGCTGCTGTGCACCGCGGTGATGCGGACAGTGCGAATCGAGCTGCCGAAGGCGCTGGCCCATCCGGAGGACTACGACACCCGCAGTCAGCTGATGTGGGCCGCAACCATGGCACACAGTAACAGAATCGGTTTCGGCGGCGTATTTGCCTGCCATGAAATGTCACATATCCTGACGGAACGGTTCGGAATCAGGCACGGCGTCGCACTGGCCATTCTGATGCCTGCGTGGCTGAAATATATGATGATTCCCTATCCGAAGGAAATCGCGGAATTCGCGGCGGATGTATTTGATATCCCCGCGGAGGGAAGACCGTCCCTGGATGTGGCACAGGATGGCATATCCGCGTTTCAGCATTTTCTGAATCAGAGCGGACTGCCGGTGACCCTGAAGGACGCCGGGATCCAGTCCAGTGACAGCCGGGAACTGGCAGAGGAGCTGCTAGGCGGAACCGGAACTATCGGAGAGAATTTTTCAAAGCTCGGAAGTACGGAAGTACAGGACATTTTTGAGCTTTGCAAAGGTTAA
- a CDS encoding DUF362 domain-containing protein yields the protein MAKKSLVALAKGLDVQENMTRVFDLMGGVTNMIKKGETVVIKPNIGHAEPPETSVCTSPDAVRACIREIKKAEPKRIIVAEAAAIGCDTLECFKVSGIQDVCEEEGVEMIDIKRDKDLINVAVRDYKSNIDHLKLPRFLLEADHLVNLPILKAHASMVFSGALKNIKGVVQDKVHMQMHQQNLTMAMMDVWSACRADINIMDAMHAASGYSPHMPVPIDTNMILGSKDPVALDRVACEVTGIDTSGVSYFQVAKETGLGNYDMDMIDVAGDSIEDAYKKMWIPYIGDMSKRWPEYDVKCEGACSSCQALLAINMEELKAVDEYDKNAGMTIVIGGKNEIPKDIPDEKIVLHGNCTKKYLKDHPNAYWILGCPPNEPALYLTVQRKEVINGMGDQEEEIIRPCMARDAAVWKEYVYKAADEYYKAHPDESLR from the coding sequence ATGGCAAAGAAATCATTAGTTGCACTGGCGAAAGGCCTGGATGTTCAGGAGAACATGACACGGGTATTTGACCTGATGGGCGGCGTAACCAACATGATCAAAAAAGGTGAGACGGTAGTCATCAAACCGAATATCGGTCATGCAGAGCCCCCGGAGACATCGGTCTGCACCAGCCCGGACGCAGTAAGGGCATGTATCCGTGAAATCAAAAAGGCAGAGCCGAAGCGGATCATTGTGGCAGAGGCCGCAGCCATCGGATGCGATACCCTGGAATGTTTCAAAGTCAGCGGAATCCAGGACGTCTGTGAAGAAGAAGGCGTGGAAATGATCGATATCAAACGGGATAAGGATCTGATCAATGTGGCGGTCCGGGATTACAAGTCCAATATCGATCATCTGAAACTCCCGAGATTTCTGCTGGAAGCCGATCATCTGGTGAACCTTCCGATTCTGAAGGCACACGCGTCTATGGTATTTTCCGGCGCGCTAAAGAACATCAAAGGTGTAGTTCAGGATAAGGTACATATGCAGATGCATCAGCAGAATCTGACCATGGCAATGATGGATGTGTGGAGCGCCTGCCGGGCGGATATCAACATTATGGATGCCATGCATGCCGCATCCGGATATTCTCCCCATATGCCGGTGCCCATTGATACCAACATGATTCTCGGCTCGAAAGATCCGGTTGCCCTGGACCGCGTGGCCTGCGAGGTGACGGGAATTGATACATCCGGCGTATCCTATTTCCAGGTGGCAAAAGAAACCGGTCTGGGCAATTATGACATGGATATGATTGATGTGGCCGGCGATTCCATTGAGGATGCTTATAAAAAGATGTGGATCCCTTATATCGGCGACATGAGCAAACGCTGGCCGGAATACGATGTGAAGTGTGAAGGCGCATGCTCCAGCTGCCAGGCCCTGCTGGCCATCAATATGGAAGAGTTAAAGGCCGTGGATGAGTATGACAAGAACGCGGGCATGACAATCGTTATCGGCGGAAAGAATGAGATTCCGAAGGATATTCCCGATGAGAAAATTGTCCTGCACGGCAACTGCACCAAGAAATATCTGAAGGATCATCCGAATGCATACTGGATCCTGGGATGCCCGCCCAATGAACCGGCGCTGTATCTGACGGTTCAGAGAAAAGAAGTCATCAACGGCATGGGCGATCAGGAAGAGGAAATCATCCGTCCCTGCATGGCAAGAGACGCTGCGGTATGGAAAGAATATGTGTACAAAGCAGCAGACGAGTACTACAAGGCACATCCGGATGAGAGCCTGCGCTGA